A portion of the Pan troglodytes isolate AG18354 chromosome 10, NHGRI_mPanTro3-v2.0_pri, whole genome shotgun sequence genome contains these proteins:
- the BLOC1S1 gene encoding biogenesis of lysosome-related organelles complex 1 subunit 1 — protein sequence MAPGSRGERSSFRSRRGPGVPSPQPDVTMLSRLLKEHQAKQNERKELQEKRRREAITAATCLTEALVDHLNVGVAQAYMNQRKLDHEVKTLQVQAAQFAKQTGQWIGMVENFNQALKEIGDVENWARSIELDMRTIATALEYVYKGQLQSAPS from the exons ATGGCCCCGGGGAGCCGAGGTGAGCGTTCCAGCTTCCGGAGCCGGAGGGGGCCCGGCGTACCCAGCCCCCAGCCCGACGTGACCATGCTGTCCCGCCTCCTAAAAGAACACCAGGCCAAGCAGAATGAACGCAAGGAGCTGCAGG AAAAGAGGAGGCGAGAGGCTATCACTGCAGCGACCTGCCTGACAGAAGCTTTGGTGGATCACCTCAATGTGGG TGTGGCCCAGGCCTACATGAACCAGAGAAAGCTGGACCATGAGGTGAAGACCCTACAGGTCCAGGCTGCCCAATTTGCCAAGCAGACAGGCCAGTGGATCGGAATGGTGGAGAACTTCAACCAGGCACTCAAG gaaattggggatgtggagaactggGCTCGGAGCATCGAGCTGGACATGCGCACCATTGCCACTGCACTGGAATATGTCTACAAAGGGCAGCTGCAGTCTGCCCCTTCCTAG